TTGCGTTCGAATGTTGTGCACAAGAACAACCTCCAATTACATCGACGGATTTTACAATCAATGGTATTAAGCCATGGCAAGGAAGTTTGCCTGATAACATCGGAGGGACTGTCTACATGTATGCAGGCTACTATTATCCGCTGAAGGTTGTTTACTCCAATGCCGTTTCCTGGGGCACGCTTCCAATTAGCGTGGAATTGCCTGATGGTACTACTGTTAGTGATGACTTTGAAGGGTACGTTTACTCTTTTGACGATGATTTAAGTCAGTCAAATTGTACTATCCCTGATCCTTCAAAACATACTACTAGCATCGTCACAACTACTACCGAACTGTGGACTGGTACTTTTACTTCTACATCTACTGAAATGACCACCGTCACCGGTACTAATGGTCAACCAACTGACGAAACCGTTATTGTTGCCAAAGCTCCAACCACTGCCACCTCATCCAgtttgtcatcatcttcttcagaaCAAATCACCAGCTCTATCACGTCTTAGCATCCAATTATTACTCCATTCTATCGCAGCAATGGAACTTCTGTAGTTTCTTCCTCAGTCATGTCTTCCTCGgtcatttcttcttctgcaaCGACCTCCACTTCTACATTCTCTGAATCATCTAAATCATCCGTCATTCAAACCAGTAGTTCCACCTCTGGTTCTTCTGAGAGCGAAACAATCTTAGTGATTGCTGGCATGTCATTAGCGACAAGACGCTTATTACCGTAGTAGCCCCCCAAGGCAAACATCTCTTTATCAGTAATATCCAAAGCTGTTCAACTTCTCGAATTGGCCCAGGAAAAGAGCATTGGGGCGGCAACTAACTCTGGCATACTTACAGTTTCTGCTCTTGACAGCGCTAAAAAAGGGCTTGTTTTGTAATGCCCGGTTCGCAATTCTACAAGTACCACGCACTAGCTGCTAAAAGTGTCTAACCTTGCGAACAACTCTGGACTTTCTTATGAGAATCCCATCgtcaagaaacaaaattatACAGACAGGCGTAAATGTAGCTCGTAAGCGCCTGATCAAGTAAGCCAAATGCGCTAACTTGAGGAAATATAGCCATCTAAATCTCTGCAACATGCCAATTCGCACGTGACTTGAAACTATGGAAAGTGTCTAGAAGATTACCAAGAACCACGTTATTTGAGAGAGGATGGCAAGGTGACGACAATCACACCAAGACCACATTTTGGGTGCGCCTGGAAGCAAGACCTG
This genomic interval from Saccharomyces cerevisiae S288C chromosome VIII, complete sequence contains the following:
- a CDS encoding uncharacterized protein (Pseudogenic fragment with similarity to flocculins; YHR213W has a paralog, YAR062W, that arose from a segmental duplication) — its product is MTGYFLPPQTSSYTFRFAKVDDSAILSVGGNVAFECCAQEQPPITSTDFTINGIKPWQGSLPDNIGGTVYMYAGYYYPLKVVYSNAVSWGTLPISVELPDGTTVSDDFEGYVYSFDDDLSQSNCTIPDPSKHTTSIVTTTTELWTGTFTSTSTEMTTVTGTNGQPTDETVIVAKAPTTATSSSLSSSSSEQITSSITS